A single genomic interval of Amycolatopsis albispora harbors:
- a CDS encoding arylamine N-acetyltransferase family protein, with protein MDAYLERLGLTERPAADLGGLRLLQRTHLAKVPFENLDIHLGVPVTLTEESVVDKIVHRHRGGICYELNGAFALLLRDLGFDVTLLGAATFRENGDRYAKLAHLALRVDLEERWLVDVGFGRFAREPLRLDERGEQHDEDGVFTVTELPTGQFDVHHDGRPAYRIDPLPLRLADLVPSCWWTTTAPDSPFTEKPTCSLRTDAGRFTLSGDRLITTVDGERTEVTLADDDAILAEYRTRFGVELARVPRT; from the coding sequence ATGGACGCCTACCTCGAGCGACTCGGCCTGACCGAGCGGCCCGCCGCCGACCTCGGCGGCCTGCGCCTGCTGCAGCGCACGCACCTGGCGAAGGTGCCTTTCGAAAACCTCGACATCCACCTCGGCGTGCCGGTCACGCTGACCGAAGAGTCCGTTGTGGACAAGATCGTGCACCGGCACCGCGGTGGCATCTGCTACGAGCTGAACGGCGCCTTCGCCCTGCTGCTGCGCGACCTCGGCTTCGACGTGACCCTGCTCGGCGCGGCCACCTTCCGCGAGAACGGCGATCGGTACGCGAAGCTGGCGCACCTGGCGCTGCGCGTGGACCTGGAGGAACGCTGGCTGGTGGACGTGGGCTTCGGCCGGTTCGCGCGGGAGCCGCTGCGCCTGGACGAGCGCGGCGAGCAGCACGACGAGGACGGTGTGTTCACCGTGACCGAGCTGCCCACCGGCCAGTTCGACGTCCACCACGACGGCAGGCCCGCCTACCGGATCGACCCGCTGCCGCTGCGCCTGGCCGACCTGGTGCCGAGCTGCTGGTGGACCACCACCGCGCCGGATTCGCCGTTCACCGAGAAGCCGACCTGCTCGCTGCGCACGGACGCCGGGCGGTTCACGCTTTCCGGTGATCGGCTGATCACCACCGTCGACGGGGAACGCACGGAGGTGACACTGGCGGACGACGACGCCATCCTGGCCGAGTACCGGACCCGGTTCGGCGTCGAGCTGGCTCGGGTACCCCGGACATGA
- a CDS encoding DUF2537 domain-containing protein — MELRVRGERAVLGEEVDPHNVAIGADLADALHEWARVAAAVRRANGDSEAAAVVSQRGRQLAGRVAEVMGTTVYYVDPVTDAGSVITPPEALVRRPAPRPEEPTPWATGLTVAAFVGVVVFVAMLALARTLAAETSGLLAFVAAVLVSAGLAPSLWLGRKLPILRWVVLGAAAGIGFSWIGVLAVVFG, encoded by the coding sequence GTGGAACTGCGGGTCCGCGGTGAACGCGCGGTGCTCGGTGAGGAGGTCGATCCGCACAACGTGGCGATCGGTGCCGACCTCGCCGACGCGTTGCACGAGTGGGCCAGGGTCGCCGCCGCCGTCCGCCGCGCCAACGGCGACTCGGAAGCCGCCGCCGTGGTGTCGCAGCGCGGTCGCCAGCTGGCGGGCCGGGTCGCCGAGGTGATGGGCACGACGGTCTACTACGTCGACCCGGTGACCGACGCGGGTTCGGTGATAACTCCTCCGGAAGCGCTAGTGCGCCGCCCGGCGCCGCGGCCGGAGGAGCCGACTCCGTGGGCGACGGGCTTGACGGTGGCGGCGTTTGTCGGCGTGGTGGTTTTTGTCGCGATGCTCGCGCTGGCGCGGACACTGGCCGCGGAGACGAGCGGGCTGCTGGCTTTTGTGGCGGCGGTGCTGGTTTCGGCGGGGCTGGCGCCGTCGCTGTGGCTGGGGCGGAAGTTGCCGATCCTGCGGTGGGTCGTGCTGGGGGCTGCGGCGGGGATCGGGTTTTCTTGGATTGGGGTATTGGCGGTCGTTTTCGGTTGA
- a CDS encoding TetR/AcrR family transcriptional regulator, translated as MPKIIGGSLNAHREQVRQRVFTALRNQLYERGFDAITLAGVAAEAELGRTAMYNHFPDKESLLVAFVEEEAAQYVRRLEAAVDAAADPVDQLAVFVRLQLRALAEYHLPPGSALATTLGPASYRRIAAHADPITQRLRTILTDGMAAGRLPEEDPDLLIPMITSALASRQIIDVPPEQLDAAIAGAVRFILRAVGVKTGK; from the coding sequence ATGCCCAAGATCATCGGCGGCTCGCTGAACGCCCATCGCGAACAGGTGCGCCAGCGGGTCTTCACCGCCCTGCGCAACCAGCTCTACGAGCGCGGCTTCGACGCGATCACGCTGGCCGGGGTGGCCGCCGAGGCCGAGCTGGGCCGCACCGCGATGTACAACCACTTCCCCGACAAGGAGAGCCTGCTCGTCGCCTTCGTCGAGGAGGAGGCCGCGCAGTACGTGCGGCGGCTGGAGGCGGCGGTGGACGCAGCCGCCGATCCGGTGGACCAGCTGGCCGTGTTCGTCCGGCTGCAGCTGCGCGCGCTGGCCGAGTACCACCTGCCGCCCGGCAGCGCGCTCGCCACCACGCTCGGCCCCGCCTCCTACCGCCGGATCGCCGCGCACGCCGACCCGATCACCCAGCGCCTGCGCACCATCCTGACCGACGGCATGGCGGCGGGCCGCCTGCCCGAGGAGGACCCCGACCTGCTCATCCCGATGATCACCTCCGCGCTGGCCAGCAGGCAGATCATCGACGTGCCGCCCGAGCAGCTGGACGCGGCGATCGCCGGGGCCGTCCGGTTCATCCTGCGCGCGGTCGGGGTGAAAACCGGCAAATAA
- a CDS encoding peptidoglycan-binding protein, with the protein MTEIEQVRRTRRTRWLLAALAGVAVLGTGATVVVARVAAGSDGDGPPPAEPVRTAEVTRADLAQQETMDGTLGYGSEREVAGRKPGTITWLPAPGDVVDRGAPVYKVDDKPVPLFYGALPFYRELGEGAGHGPDVKVLEENLRDLGFGGFGKPDEKFTAATATAVRKWQKSLELEETGRVAPVDVVVDTGALRVGTVSAKLGGEGTGPLLKATGTERVVTMEVEVAKQGLLKVGDKVDLTIAGGKQAKGTVSAVGSEVETDSGSGEEAPPGQEEEPKVAVTVKLDDPNVAGFDSAPVEVVVTTGQREGVLVVPVGALLALAEGGYAVEVVDGAQRRLVAVDPGLFAGGRVEVTGEGLTEGTKVVTTS; encoded by the coding sequence GTGACCGAGATCGAACAGGTGCGCCGGACCCGGCGCACGAGGTGGCTGCTGGCGGCGCTGGCCGGGGTCGCGGTGCTCGGCACCGGGGCGACCGTGGTGGTGGCACGGGTCGCCGCCGGCTCGGACGGCGACGGACCGCCACCGGCCGAGCCGGTGCGGACGGCCGAGGTGACCAGGGCGGACCTGGCCCAGCAGGAGACCATGGACGGCACGCTCGGGTACGGCAGCGAACGCGAGGTGGCCGGGCGCAAGCCGGGCACGATCACCTGGCTGCCCGCGCCCGGTGACGTGGTCGACCGCGGTGCGCCGGTGTACAAAGTGGACGACAAGCCGGTGCCGTTGTTCTACGGCGCGCTCCCGTTCTACCGGGAGCTGGGCGAAGGCGCCGGCCACGGCCCGGACGTGAAGGTGCTGGAGGAGAACCTCCGCGACCTCGGTTTCGGCGGTTTCGGAAAGCCGGACGAGAAGTTCACCGCGGCCACCGCGACGGCCGTGCGCAAGTGGCAGAAGTCCTTGGAGCTGGAGGAAACCGGCCGGGTGGCGCCGGTCGACGTGGTGGTGGACACCGGCGCGCTGCGGGTGGGCACGGTCAGCGCGAAGCTCGGCGGCGAGGGCACCGGCCCGCTGCTCAAGGCCACCGGCACCGAGCGCGTGGTCACCATGGAGGTCGAGGTGGCCAAGCAGGGCCTGCTCAAGGTGGGCGACAAGGTGGACCTGACGATCGCCGGTGGCAAGCAGGCCAAGGGCACGGTTTCGGCGGTGGGCAGTGAGGTCGAGACCGATTCCGGCTCCGGTGAGGAAGCTCCGCCCGGCCAGGAGGAGGAGCCGAAGGTCGCGGTCACGGTGAAGCTGGACGATCCGAACGTCGCGGGTTTCGACTCGGCGCCGGTCGAGGTGGTGGTCACCACCGGGCAGCGCGAAGGCGTGCTGGTGGTGCCCGTTGGCGCGTTGCTGGCGCTGGCCGAGGGCGGTTACGCGGTGGAGGTCGTCGATGGTGCGCAACGGCGGCTGGTGGCGGTCGATCCCGGGTTGTTCGCGGGTGGCCGGGTCGAGGTCACCGGTGAGGGACTGACCGAGGGCACCAAGGTGGTGACGACCTCATGA
- a CDS encoding response regulator transcription factor translates to MRVLVVEDERLLADTVAEGLRRLSMAVDVCYDGAQALERIGVHAYDVVVLDRDLPVVHGDEVCRAVLGSGGVARVLMLTAAAEVEDRVTGLGLGADDYLTKPFAFAELVARVQALSRRARPALPPVLEGGGVVLDLPRHQAARDGRFLPLSPKEFAVLEVLMRAEGAVVSAEELLEKAWDEHADPFTNAVRVAVMTLRRKLGAPGLIETVPGAGYRFGS, encoded by the coding sequence GTGCGGGTGCTCGTCGTCGAGGACGAACGGCTGCTGGCGGACACCGTCGCCGAGGGGCTGCGCAGGCTGTCCATGGCGGTGGACGTCTGCTACGACGGCGCGCAGGCGCTGGAGCGGATCGGCGTGCACGCCTACGACGTGGTGGTGCTCGACCGCGACCTGCCGGTGGTGCACGGCGACGAGGTGTGCCGGGCGGTGCTGGGCAGTGGCGGGGTGGCGCGCGTGCTGATGCTGACCGCCGCCGCCGAGGTGGAGGACAGGGTCACCGGGCTCGGCCTCGGCGCCGACGACTACCTGACCAAGCCGTTCGCCTTCGCCGAGCTGGTCGCGCGCGTGCAGGCGTTGTCGCGGCGCGCCCGTCCCGCGCTGCCGCCGGTGCTCGAAGGCGGTGGTGTGGTGCTCGACCTGCCCCGGCACCAGGCCGCCAGGGACGGGCGGTTCCTGCCGTTGTCACCGAAGGAGTTCGCCGTGCTCGAAGTGCTCATGCGGGCCGAAGGCGCCGTGGTCAGCGCCGAGGAGCTGCTGGAGAAGGCGTGGGACGAGCACGCCGACCCGTTCACCAACGCGGTCCGGGTCGCGGTGATGACCCTGCGCCGCAAGCTCGGCGCGCCGGGGCTGATCGAGACGGTGCCCGGCGCCGGCTACCGGTTCGGCTCGTGA
- a CDS encoding TrmH family RNA methyltransferase → MTGWQTRRVAHTIHLHDPADPRLDDFRNLSTADRRPDRPGGRGFVIAEGTVVVRRLLESAYPVRALLGVQRRIEELTAELAPVDVPAYVTPAQTMADVVGFHLNRGVLAVADRAPQPHAGALIARARTLAVLESVGDHENLGSLFRNAAALGIDGVLLGPGCADPLYRRSVRVSMGNVLRVPFARLEPWPDGLGLLREHGFRVAALTPRPGSVSLREVRELDKVALLVGSEGPGLTEEALAAADLAVRIPMADGVDSLNVATAAAVAFYELGGAR, encoded by the coding sequence ATGACCGGATGGCAGACTCGCCGGGTGGCCCACACGATTCACCTCCACGACCCGGCTGATCCCCGGTTGGACGACTTCCGAAACCTCTCCACCGCCGATCGGCGGCCGGATCGCCCCGGCGGCCGCGGTTTTGTCATCGCCGAAGGCACGGTGGTGGTACGGCGGCTGCTCGAATCGGCCTACCCCGTGCGGGCGTTGCTGGGTGTGCAGCGCCGGATCGAGGAGCTGACCGCGGAGTTGGCGCCGGTGGACGTGCCCGCCTACGTCACGCCCGCGCAGACCATGGCTGACGTGGTCGGTTTCCATCTCAACCGCGGTGTGCTGGCCGTCGCCGATCGCGCGCCGCAGCCGCACGCGGGTGCACTGATCGCACGGGCGCGGACACTCGCTGTGCTCGAAAGTGTTGGGGATCACGAAAACCTGGGCTCGCTGTTCCGCAACGCCGCCGCGCTCGGCATCGACGGGGTGCTGCTCGGGCCCGGCTGCGCCGATCCGCTGTACCGGCGCAGTGTCCGCGTGTCGATGGGCAACGTGCTGCGCGTGCCGTTCGCGCGGCTGGAACCGTGGCCGGACGGGCTCGGCCTGCTCCGGGAACACGGTTTTCGCGTGGCCGCGCTGACTCCACGTCCCGGCTCGGTTTCGCTCCGCGAGGTGCGTGAGCTGGACAAGGTGGCGTTGTTGGTCGGCTCGGAGGGGCCGGGGCTGACCGAGGAGGCGCTGGCCGCGGCGGACCTCGCGGTGCGGATCCCGATGGCCGACGGTGTCGACTCGCTCAACGTGGCCACCGCCGCGGCCGTCGCGTTCTACGAACTCGGTGGCGCTCGGTAG
- a CDS encoding MmcQ/YjbR family DNA-binding protein, with amino-acid sequence MTEQALEKLRRICLALPETTERLSHGEPTWFVRGKKVFVTYSDHHHDDRVGFWFAAPPGVQEELVETEPERFFRPPYVGHRGWLGVYLDVEVDWTELAAVVTGLGWREALR; translated from the coding sequence GTGACCGAACAAGCGCTCGAGAAGCTCCGCCGGATCTGCCTCGCGCTGCCCGAGACCACCGAGCGGCTCAGCCACGGCGAGCCCACCTGGTTCGTGCGGGGCAAGAAAGTTTTCGTCACCTACTCCGACCACCACCACGACGATCGGGTCGGGTTCTGGTTTGCGGCGCCGCCCGGTGTGCAGGAGGAGCTGGTCGAGACCGAGCCCGAACGGTTCTTCCGGCCACCGTACGTGGGCCACCGCGGCTGGCTCGGCGTCTACCTCGACGTGGAGGTGGACTGGACCGAACTCGCCGCGGTGGTCACAGGACTGGGCTGGCGCGAAGCGCTCCGTTGA
- a CDS encoding heme oxygenase (biliverdin-producing): protein MAAPVTEELALRPFSESLRNSTKAVHERAHHSTYMDALLSGSLTLEGYGLLAAQYYFIYRALEQVTDAMAGDPVGGDFVIDELRRLPKLEADLAFLIGPDWAEKIEPVPATTAYVTRLGRMTDWAGGYVAHHYTRYLGDLAGGQVVRALLKKTYDVTGPGALFYDFESAGSPSAFRKRYRALLDAAPWGVDERRRIIDETLLAFELNIAVLTDLAEATGLESA, encoded by the coding sequence ATGGCTGCACCGGTGACCGAGGAACTGGCCCTGCGCCCGTTCTCCGAATCCCTCCGCAACTCGACCAAGGCCGTGCACGAGCGCGCGCACCACTCCACCTACATGGACGCGCTGCTCAGCGGGTCCCTCACGCTGGAGGGTTACGGCCTGCTCGCGGCCCAGTACTACTTCATCTACCGCGCGCTGGAGCAGGTCACCGACGCCATGGCGGGCGACCCGGTCGGCGGTGACTTCGTCATCGACGAGCTGCGCCGCCTGCCCAAGCTCGAAGCCGACCTGGCCTTCCTGATCGGGCCGGACTGGGCCGAGAAGATCGAGCCGGTCCCCGCCACCACCGCCTACGTCACCCGGCTCGGCCGGATGACCGACTGGGCCGGCGGGTACGTGGCCCACCACTACACGCGCTACCTCGGCGACCTCGCCGGTGGCCAGGTGGTGCGCGCGCTGCTCAAGAAGACCTACGACGTCACCGGGCCGGGCGCGTTGTTCTACGACTTCGAGAGCGCGGGCAGCCCGAGCGCCTTCCGCAAGCGCTACCGCGCCCTGCTCGACGCGGCGCCGTGGGGCGTGGACGAGCGGCGGCGGATCATCGACGAGACGCTGCTGGCCTTCGAGCTCAACATCGCGGTGCTCACCGACCTGGCCGAGGCAACCGGCCTGGAGTCGGCCTGA
- the sepH gene encoding septation protein SepH translates to MRALRVVGLHEDGRSIVCEDTARGERFLLPADERLRAAARGDITRLGQIEIELESQMRPREIQARIRAGESVEQVANSGGIPVARVERFAYPVLLERSRTAEMAQAAHPVREDGPDVQTLGEVVAYAFGVFGQDYTNASWDSWKGEDGKWVVGLNWQTGRSDNRAHWCFAPGAHGGTVTALDENAQALMDPNAYRSLRAVDALGRPSAPAPVEDQPMLDAEEETVVEAPVAEVPEEAPAAATADGGLALPGVEEQVEAAKAAPRPAKKKKGHPAVPAWEDVLLGVRSSRG, encoded by the coding sequence ATGCGAGCGCTGAGGGTGGTCGGGTTGCACGAGGACGGCCGGTCCATCGTGTGCGAAGACACGGCCCGCGGTGAGCGCTTCCTGCTGCCCGCCGACGAACGGCTGCGGGCCGCCGCCCGCGGCGACATCACGCGACTGGGGCAGATCGAAATCGAGCTGGAGAGCCAGATGCGTCCACGCGAGATCCAGGCCAGGATCCGAGCCGGGGAGTCCGTCGAGCAGGTAGCCAACAGCGGGGGCATCCCGGTGGCGCGGGTGGAGCGGTTCGCCTACCCGGTGCTGCTGGAGCGCTCGCGCACGGCGGAGATGGCGCAGGCCGCGCACCCGGTGCGCGAGGACGGGCCCGACGTGCAGACGCTCGGCGAGGTGGTGGCCTACGCGTTCGGCGTGTTCGGCCAGGACTACACCAACGCCAGCTGGGACTCGTGGAAGGGCGAGGACGGCAAGTGGGTGGTCGGCCTGAACTGGCAGACCGGCCGCTCGGACAACCGCGCGCACTGGTGCTTCGCGCCGGGTGCGCACGGCGGCACCGTGACCGCGCTGGACGAGAACGCCCAGGCGCTGATGGACCCGAACGCCTACCGCTCGCTGCGGGCGGTGGACGCGCTCGGCAGGCCGTCCGCGCCGGCGCCGGTCGAGGACCAGCCCATGCTGGACGCCGAAGAGGAGACCGTGGTCGAGGCCCCGGTCGCCGAGGTGCCCGAGGAAGCACCCGCGGCGGCCACCGCCGACGGCGGCCTCGCGCTGCCCGGCGTCGAGGAGCAGGTGGAGGCCGCCAAGGCCGCCCCCCGCCCGGCGAAGAAGAAAAAGGGCCACCCAGCGGTGCCCGCGTGGGAGGACGTCCTGCTCGGGGTGCGCTCCTCGCGCGGTTAA
- a CDS encoding superoxide dismutase: protein MARYELPDLDYDYGALAPHISGEINELHHSKHHATYVKGANDTLDKLEAAREANDFGSIVGLETTLAFNLAGHANHVVWWKILSPEGGDKPTGELAAAIDEAFGSFDKFKAQFTAVSTTIQGNGWGALSWDPIGKTLITQQLRDHHNNLILPTTPILLVDVWEHAFYLDYKNVKPDYVKALWNIFNWAEISKRFDNAVAGGNGLLLG from the coding sequence ATGGCCCGCTACGAGCTTCCCGACCTCGACTACGACTACGGCGCCCTCGCCCCGCACATCTCCGGCGAGATCAACGAGCTGCACCACAGCAAGCACCACGCGACCTACGTCAAGGGCGCGAACGACACGCTGGACAAGCTCGAAGCCGCCCGTGAAGCCAACGACTTCGGCTCCATCGTCGGGCTCGAGACCACGCTGGCCTTCAACCTGGCCGGGCACGCCAACCACGTGGTGTGGTGGAAGATCCTGTCGCCGGAAGGCGGCGACAAGCCGACCGGCGAGCTGGCCGCCGCGATCGACGAGGCGTTCGGCTCGTTCGACAAGTTCAAGGCGCAGTTCACCGCCGTGTCCACCACCATCCAGGGCAACGGCTGGGGCGCGCTGTCCTGGGACCCGATCGGCAAGACGCTGATCACCCAGCAGCTGCGCGACCACCACAACAACCTGATCCTGCCGACCACGCCGATCCTGCTGGTCGACGTCTGGGAGCACGCGTTCTACCTGGACTACAAGAACGTGAAGCCGGACTACGTCAAGGCGCTGTGGAACATCTTCAACTGGGCCGAGATCAGCAAGCGGTTCGACAACGCCGTCGCCGGCGGCAACGGCCTCCTGCTCGGCTGA
- a CDS encoding glutamate-cysteine ligase family protein: protein MGKDVSADPFNPRDRGRYRRKVQRCLDTLARMLSDGSFSFPRKHIGLEVELNLVDDKMRPSMTNAAVLEALDDPSFTTELGQHNIELNVPPRPLAGNSALELEDELRSYLRRAAAKAREVHSHLAPIGILPTLGHEHFDQKWLTPNARYSLLNDQIFAARGEQTVLSMEGAALPGQQAERLRSYAESILPEAACTSVQLHLQVAPEEFAPHWNAAQCLAGVQVALGANSPFLLGKALWHETRIPLFLQSTDTRPEELKNQGVRPRVWFGERWITSIFDLFEENVRYFPGLLPETDAEDPVEALEAGQAPKLTELRLHNGTVWRWNRPVYDVVDGKPHLRVENRVLPAGPTVLDTMANAAFFYGAQRALAEAERPIWTQMSFQAAEENLYAGARNGFDAQLYWPGIGWIPPDELVLRILLPLAHDGLRQSEVSDVARERYLGVIEQRCLTRRTGARWQRDTVQLAQERGADRDSALAAMLARYLELAQTDEPVHSWPLD, encoded by the coding sequence ATGGGCAAGGACGTGTCAGCGGACCCGTTCAACCCCCGCGACCGGGGGCGGTACCGAAGAAAAGTGCAGCGCTGCCTCGACACCCTCGCCCGGATGCTGTCGGACGGGAGTTTTTCCTTCCCCCGCAAGCACATCGGGCTCGAGGTCGAGCTGAACCTGGTGGACGACAAGATGCGCCCGTCGATGACGAACGCGGCGGTGCTGGAGGCGCTGGACGACCCGTCGTTCACCACCGAACTGGGCCAGCACAACATCGAGCTGAACGTGCCGCCCCGCCCGCTCGCCGGGAATTCCGCGCTGGAACTGGAAGACGAGCTGCGTTCCTACCTCCGCCGGGCCGCCGCGAAGGCCCGCGAGGTGCACTCGCACCTGGCGCCGATCGGCATCCTGCCGACGCTCGGACACGAGCACTTCGACCAGAAGTGGCTCACCCCGAACGCGCGTTATTCCTTGCTGAACGACCAGATCTTCGCCGCGCGCGGCGAGCAGACCGTGTTGTCGATGGAGGGCGCCGCGCTGCCGGGGCAGCAGGCCGAGCGGCTGCGCAGCTACGCCGAATCGATCCTGCCCGAAGCCGCGTGCACCTCGGTGCAACTGCACCTGCAGGTGGCGCCGGAGGAGTTCGCCCCGCACTGGAACGCGGCGCAGTGTCTGGCCGGCGTGCAGGTGGCGCTCGGCGCGAATTCCCCGTTCCTGCTGGGCAAGGCGCTGTGGCACGAGACGCGGATCCCGCTGTTCCTGCAGTCCACCGACACGCGGCCGGAGGAGCTGAAGAACCAGGGCGTGCGGCCGCGGGTGTGGTTCGGCGAGCGGTGGATCACCTCGATCTTCGACCTGTTCGAGGAGAACGTGCGGTACTTTCCCGGCCTGCTCCCGGAAACGGATGCCGAGGATCCGGTTGAGGCGCTGGAGGCCGGGCAGGCGCCGAAGCTGACCGAACTGCGGCTGCACAACGGCACGGTCTGGCGGTGGAACCGGCCGGTGTACGACGTGGTGGACGGGAAACCGCACCTGCGGGTGGAAAATCGCGTACTGCCCGCCGGTCCGACAGTGCTCGACACGATGGCCAACGCGGCGTTCTTCTACGGCGCGCAGCGCGCGCTCGCGGAGGCCGAGCGGCCGATCTGGACGCAGATGTCCTTCCAGGCAGCCGAAGAGAACCTCTACGCCGGCGCGCGCAACGGCTTCGACGCGCAGCTGTACTGGCCGGGCATCGGCTGGATCCCGCCGGACGAGCTGGTGCTGCGCATCCTGCTCCCGCTCGCGCACGACGGGTTGCGGCAGTCGGAAGTGTCCGATGTGGCCAGAGAGCGCTACCTCGGCGTGATCGAGCAGCGCTGCCTGACCCGGCGCACCGGCGCGCGCTGGCAGCGGGACACCGTGCAGCTGGCGCAGGAGCGCGGCGCCGACCGCGATTCGGCGCTGGCCGCCATGCTGGCGCGGTACCTCGAACTGGCGCAGACCGACGAACCCGTGCACAGCTGGCCCCTTGACTAG
- a CDS encoding sensor histidine kinase, with the protein MSGLRLSVRTKLTALYGGMFLLAGVVLLLINYLLVSTTLPATQPFATAAVAGRAQPGPADTTVVYPPAPTVELVSTSLDEYRSSTLSNLLLQSGVALVIAAGLAVLLGWLTASRVLRPVHEVTSAARKLGAENLDRRINLDGPQDELKELADTFDRMLDRLAGSFDSQRRFVANASHELRTPLAVQRTLIEVALADPEVTPQVRRLGQHLLHTNERSERMIEGLLTLARSDRGLPSRVPVQLAEVAANVVRALGPLAAEHEVEVHADLAERTVAGDPVLLERLVTNLVENAIRYNRPGGSVHVRVGRNPALTVQNTGPVITADAIPQLFEPFRRLDHERTSGASGAGLGLSIVRSVAQAHDGSVYAQPAESGGLVTGVWLPESR; encoded by the coding sequence GTGAGCGGGCTGCGGCTGTCCGTCCGGACCAAGCTGACCGCGCTCTACGGCGGCATGTTCCTGCTCGCCGGCGTGGTCCTGCTGCTGATCAACTACCTGCTGGTGAGCACCACGCTCCCGGCCACCCAGCCGTTCGCCACCGCGGCCGTCGCCGGTCGCGCGCAGCCGGGCCCGGCCGACACCACGGTGGTGTACCCGCCAGCGCCGACCGTCGAACTGGTCAGCACCTCGCTCGACGAGTACCGCAGCTCCACGCTGTCCAACCTGCTGCTGCAGTCGGGCGTCGCGCTGGTCATCGCCGCCGGGCTGGCGGTGCTGCTGGGCTGGCTGACCGCGAGCCGCGTGCTGCGGCCGGTGCACGAGGTCACCTCGGCCGCGCGCAAGCTGGGCGCGGAGAACCTCGACCGCCGGATCAACCTGGACGGCCCGCAGGACGAGCTGAAGGAACTGGCCGACACCTTCGACCGCATGCTCGACCGGCTGGCCGGTTCGTTCGACAGCCAGCGGCGGTTCGTCGCCAACGCCTCGCACGAGCTGCGCACGCCGCTGGCCGTGCAGCGCACGCTGATCGAGGTGGCGCTGGCCGATCCGGAGGTCACCCCGCAGGTCCGGCGGCTCGGCCAGCACCTGCTGCACACCAACGAGCGCAGCGAGCGGATGATCGAGGGCCTGCTCACGCTGGCCCGCAGCGATCGCGGGCTGCCGAGCCGGGTGCCGGTGCAACTCGCCGAGGTCGCCGCGAACGTGGTGCGCGCGCTCGGCCCGCTGGCCGCCGAGCACGAGGTCGAGGTGCACGCCGACCTGGCCGAGCGGACCGTGGCCGGTGATCCGGTGCTGCTGGAACGGCTGGTCACGAACCTGGTGGAGAACGCCATCCGCTACAACCGGCCGGGTGGCTCGGTGCACGTGCGGGTCGGCCGCAACCCGGCGCTGACCGTGCAGAACACCGGCCCGGTGATCACCGCCGACGCCATTCCCCAGCTGTTCGAGCCGTTCCGGCGGCTGGACCACGAGCGCACCAGCGGCGCCTCGGGTGCCGGGCTGGGCCTGTCCATCGTCCGGTCGGTGGCCCAGGCGCACGACGGCAGCGTGTACGCCCAGCCCGCGGAGTCCGGTGGCCTGGTCACGGGCGTGTGGTTACCGGAATCGAGATGA